From a single Kitasatospora sp. NBC_00458 genomic region:
- a CDS encoding LysR family transcriptional regulator, protein MELRQLRTFEAVVVHHTVTDAAVALGLAPSSVSEQLRTLERSLGTALFERTPRGMAPTPAGRRLLPWARRLLDQAEQARREVVAARPELRLGALETVAATHAPRVLARLAERRPDLDVSLHTDAARDGLLGAVAAGTLEAAMILDTAGPLGELGFDLPPVRLDHLDLEDVPLALVAAPDHPLGAASALRRADLDGRRLLVNAPACSFRLAGDQLFGPGVDRVRTGGVAVTRACAERGLGMALLPEFAVREQLAAGSLVRLRLASPPRPLHLRLVWRADREAVPGIREVLYAAAHPA, encoded by the coding sequence GTGGAACTCAGGCAGCTGCGCACCTTCGAAGCGGTCGTGGTCCACCACACCGTCACCGACGCCGCCGTGGCCCTCGGCCTCGCACCCTCCTCCGTCTCCGAACAGCTCCGCACCCTGGAACGCTCCCTCGGCACCGCACTGTTCGAGCGCACGCCGCGGGGCATGGCGCCCACCCCGGCCGGGCGCCGCCTGCTGCCATGGGCCCGCCGACTGCTGGACCAGGCCGAGCAGGCCCGCCGCGAGGTGGTCGCCGCCCGCCCCGAGCTGCGGCTCGGCGCCCTGGAGACCGTCGCCGCCACCCACGCCCCCCGGGTGCTGGCCCGGCTCGCCGAGCGCCGCCCCGACCTGGACGTCTCGCTGCACACCGACGCGGCCCGGGACGGCCTGCTGGGCGCGGTCGCCGCCGGGACGCTGGAGGCGGCGATGATCCTGGACACCGCCGGCCCGCTCGGCGAACTCGGCTTCGACCTGCCGCCGGTCCGGCTGGACCACCTCGACCTGGAGGACGTCCCCCTCGCCCTGGTCGCCGCGCCCGACCACCCGCTGGGCGCCGCGTCCGCTCTGCGCCGCGCCGACCTGGACGGCCGGCGCCTGCTGGTGAACGCCCCGGCCTGCTCCTTCCGGCTCGCCGGCGACCAGCTCTTCGGCCCGGGCGTCGACCGGGTGCGGACCGGCGGGGTGGCGGTGACCCGTGCGTGCGCGGAACGCGGCCTCGGCATGGCGCTGCTGCCCGAGTTCGCGGTGCGGGAGCAGCTCGCCGCCGGGTCGCTGGTCAGGCTGCGGCTGGCGTCGCCACCGCGCCCACTGCACCTGCGGCTGGTCTGGCGGGCGGACCGGGAGGCCGTCCCCGGCATCCGCGAGGTCCTCTACGCGGCGGCGCACCCGGCCTGA
- a CDS encoding LuxR C-terminal-related transcriptional regulator: MLTTLGLDSTSEAVYRAMLSDPGAGVAALAERLALPEPAVRSALDTLSELALLQPSAQHTGQLRAVSPDIGMELLIAHQQAQLAAQQLRIEASRAVAAQLIAEYADLRPQTAHPGVEHLLGIDRIRDRLAVLTRNVREEVMTFAPDGGQKPEHIAAAKPLDQDLLDRGVRMRTVYLDSVRNSPHTLEYLNWIAEQGGQVRTVPALPTRLIVVDRGTAVIPVSGDDTAAGAVVLTGQGTLLALCALFENVWAGAQPLGAAAGRDHRGLSPQEATAIGLLAEGHTDDAIGKRLGVSPRTARRLATDLMERLGARSRFEAGVRAVQEGWLPSRRP, from the coding sequence GTGCTCACGACGCTTGGCCTGGACAGCACGTCGGAGGCGGTCTACCGGGCCATGCTGTCCGATCCCGGAGCCGGGGTCGCCGCGCTGGCCGAGCGCCTGGCGCTGCCCGAGCCTGCGGTCCGGTCCGCCCTGGACACCCTGAGCGAGCTCGCGCTGCTGCAGCCGTCGGCGCAGCACACCGGGCAGCTCCGGGCGGTCTCGCCGGACATCGGGATGGAACTCCTGATCGCCCATCAGCAGGCGCAGCTGGCCGCCCAGCAGCTGCGGATCGAGGCGTCCCGGGCCGTCGCCGCCCAGCTGATCGCCGAGTACGCGGACCTGCGGCCGCAGACCGCCCACCCGGGGGTCGAGCACCTGCTGGGCATCGACCGGATCCGCGACCGGCTGGCGGTCCTCACCCGGAACGTGCGGGAGGAGGTCATGACCTTCGCCCCGGACGGCGGCCAGAAGCCGGAGCACATCGCGGCCGCGAAGCCGCTCGACCAGGACCTGCTGGACCGCGGTGTCCGGATGCGGACGGTGTACCTGGACAGCGTTCGCAACAGTCCGCACACCCTGGAGTACCTCAACTGGATCGCGGAGCAGGGCGGCCAGGTGCGCACGGTACCGGCGCTGCCCACCCGGCTGATCGTGGTGGACCGCGGCACCGCGGTCATCCCGGTCAGCGGTGACGACACCGCGGCCGGCGCCGTCGTGCTGACCGGTCAGGGCACGCTCCTGGCGCTGTGCGCGCTGTTCGAGAACGTCTGGGCCGGTGCGCAGCCGCTCGGCGCGGCCGCCGGGCGGGACCACCGCGGGCTCAGCCCGCAGGAGGCCACGGCGATCGGGCTGCTCGCGGAGGGCCACACCGACGACGCGATCGGCAAGCGGCTCGGGGTCTCCCCGCGCACCGCCCGCCGGCTGGCGACCGACCTGATGGAACGCCTCGGCGCGCGGAGCCGGTTCGAGGCCGGGGTGCGCGCCGTCCAGGAGGGGTGGCTGCCGAGCCGTCGGCCCTGA
- a CDS encoding DUF5994 family protein: MTVTFDRATTPAAPDSTARLSLAPVGARTGRLDGAWWPRSRDLLLELPSLAAEIDGRWGRITRITVNPAQWPVIPRRVPVTGHTIHAGWFAAEQDEHTVAVFSYAPRRLNLLIIPPATDAADAARLMSEAADPADTRTAGELLAARSDRDGEGSAFLPSAVAPAEGTDEAGLRADLARSRAASWPVPA; the protein is encoded by the coding sequence ATGACCGTGACCTTCGATCGTGCGACGACGCCCGCCGCCCCGGATTCCACCGCGCGGCTCTCCCTTGCGCCCGTCGGCGCGCGGACGGGCCGCCTGGACGGAGCCTGGTGGCCCCGCTCGCGTGATCTCCTCCTCGAACTCCCCTCCCTGGCCGCCGAGATCGACGGTCGGTGGGGCCGGATCACCCGGATCACCGTGAACCCCGCACAGTGGCCCGTCATCCCGCGACGCGTGCCCGTCACCGGGCACACCATCCATGCGGGGTGGTTCGCCGCCGAACAGGACGAGCACACGGTCGCGGTGTTCTCGTACGCCCCGCGCCGGCTGAACCTGCTGATCATCCCGCCGGCGACGGATGCCGCCGATGCCGCCCGGCTGATGTCCGAGGCGGCCGACCCGGCCGACACCCGGACCGCGGGTGAACTGCTCGCCGCGCGGTCGGACCGCGATGGTGAAGGGTCCGCCTTCCTGCCCTCGGCCGTCGCGCCCGCCGAGGGCACCGACGAGGCCGGCCTGCGTGCGGACCTCGCCCGGAGCCGGGCCGCCTCCTGGCCGGTGCCGGCCTGA